One window of the Allosaccharopolyspora coralli genome contains the following:
- a CDS encoding SDR family NAD(P)-dependent oxidoreductase: MDLSNSVAIVTGSGQGLGLAYARELARCGASVVVNDVDEQTADSAVASITAEGGKACAVVGAVGSTETAQRLVDGAVDAFGRLDILVTNAGILRDKVVWKMTDEDFDQVLDVHMRGTFTCVRAAATRMREQGEGGRIICVGSPAGQRGNFGQTNYSGAKAGIVGMVRTWAMELARASITVNAVVPVAATAMTETVPFLKPYVDAMHNDEPLPGFARRELGFGPPEDAAGIVAFLAGEEASGVTGQAVGVGGDRLALWSHPEMTATAYHDGGWSPDAIATEWPHTFAERLELVGEQLPEEASTS, from the coding sequence ATGGATCTCAGCAACAGCGTCGCGATCGTCACCGGGAGCGGCCAGGGACTCGGTCTCGCCTACGCGCGGGAACTCGCCCGCTGCGGCGCCTCCGTCGTCGTCAACGACGTCGATGAGCAGACGGCGGACTCGGCAGTCGCTTCGATCACCGCGGAAGGCGGCAAGGCCTGCGCCGTCGTGGGCGCCGTCGGGAGTACGGAAACCGCTCAACGGCTCGTCGACGGCGCCGTCGACGCGTTCGGACGACTGGACATTCTCGTGACGAACGCCGGCATCCTGCGGGACAAGGTCGTGTGGAAGATGACCGACGAAGACTTCGACCAGGTCCTCGACGTGCACATGCGCGGCACGTTCACCTGCGTGCGGGCCGCGGCGACCAGGATGCGCGAGCAGGGCGAGGGGGGCCGCATCATCTGCGTCGGCTCGCCCGCCGGACAACGCGGCAACTTCGGCCAGACCAACTACTCTGGCGCGAAAGCGGGCATCGTCGGCATGGTCCGCACCTGGGCGATGGAACTCGCTCGGGCGAGCATCACCGTCAACGCGGTCGTCCCCGTCGCGGCCACCGCGATGACCGAGACCGTACCGTTCCTCAAGCCCTACGTCGACGCGATGCACAACGACGAGCCACTGCCCGGCTTCGCGCGCCGCGAGCTCGGATTCGGCCCGCCCGAGGACGCCGCGGGCATCGTCGCCTTCCTCGCCGGAGAGGAGGCTTCCGGGGTCACCGGACAAGCTGTAGGCGTCGGGGGCGACCGCCTCGCCCTGTGGTCGCACCCCGAGATGACGGCGACCGCGTACCACGACGGCGGATGGAGTCCCGACGCGATCGCCACCGAGTGGCCACACACCTTCGCCGAACGACTCGAACTGGTCGGCGAGCAGCTTCCCGAGGAGGCATCCACATCATGA
- a CDS encoding DUF1479 domain-containing protein, giving the protein MTTAPHRPPTAPELPHWETMPHDLSAAIREIKPALRARIESSGRTVDEVFAVVERRIAARIAEIKADRERGDSVWPIIDYSDIANDTVGADQLDKVTRRGCLIVRGHFDREQAESWDADIVDYVERNEFFENYTGPIDDFFGTVGSKPEIYPIYWSPAQMQARQSDRMARVQSFLNSFWNHQSDGVQWFDPDRDALYPDRIRRRPPGADSAGLGTHCDPGNLDLWMTQGYQQAFRHLFDGTIEQYDPWDAAHRTDGNQYPGDTMCSAFRTFQGWTALSDMDHDQGVLHTVPIPEAMAFLMLRPLLSDVPDDEMCGVTTNQVFPADHKWHSELLEALTGIPDVKAGDSVWWHCDMIHSVAPVAEQKGWGNVMYIPAAPWCPRNENYAASVREAFLAGNSPSDFPAEHYERNWNGRFTVDQLNETGRRGLGFE; this is encoded by the coding sequence GTGACCACCGCACCGCACCGACCGCCCACCGCGCCCGAGCTGCCGCACTGGGAAACGATGCCCCACGACCTGTCGGCAGCCATCCGGGAGATCAAACCCGCCCTGCGCGCCCGCATCGAGTCGTCGGGACGGACCGTCGACGAAGTCTTCGCCGTGGTCGAGCGTCGGATCGCCGCCCGCATCGCCGAGATCAAGGCCGATCGGGAGAGAGGCGACAGCGTCTGGCCGATCATCGACTACTCGGACATCGCCAACGACACCGTCGGCGCCGACCAGCTCGACAAGGTCACCCGGCGCGGATGTCTCATCGTCCGGGGACACTTCGACCGCGAACAAGCGGAGTCCTGGGACGCCGACATCGTCGACTACGTCGAACGCAACGAGTTCTTCGAGAACTACACAGGTCCGATCGACGACTTCTTCGGCACCGTCGGCTCGAAACCCGAGATCTACCCGATCTACTGGTCCCCGGCCCAGATGCAGGCGCGCCAGAGCGACCGCATGGCGCGCGTGCAGTCGTTCCTCAACTCCTTCTGGAACCACCAGTCCGACGGCGTGCAGTGGTTCGACCCGGACCGCGACGCCCTCTACCCGGACCGCATCCGCCGTCGCCCCCCGGGCGCCGACTCGGCCGGACTCGGCACGCACTGCGACCCGGGCAACCTCGACCTGTGGATGACGCAGGGGTACCAACAGGCGTTCCGCCACCTCTTCGACGGCACGATCGAGCAGTACGACCCCTGGGACGCCGCGCACCGCACGGACGGCAACCAGTACCCCGGCGACACCATGTGCTCGGCGTTCCGCACCTTCCAGGGCTGGACCGCACTGTCCGACATGGATCACGACCAGGGTGTTCTGCACACGGTCCCGATCCCCGAGGCGATGGCGTTCCTGATGCTGCGCCCACTGCTCTCGGACGTGCCCGACGACGAGATGTGCGGGGTGACCACCAATCAGGTCTTCCCGGCCGACCACAAGTGGCACTCGGAGCTACTCGAGGCGCTCACCGGCATTCCGGACGTCAAGGCAGGCGACTCCGTGTGGTGGCACTGCGACATGATCCACAGCGTCGCGCCGGTCGCCGAACAGAAGGGCTGGGGCAACGTCATGTACATTCCGGCCGCCCCGTGGTGCCCGCGTAACGAGAACTACGCCGCCAGCGTCCGCGAAGCATTCCTTGCCGGGAACAGCCCGAGTGATTTTCCGGCCGAGCACTACGAGCGGAACTGGAACGGCCGGTTCACGGTCGACCAGCTCAACGAGACCGGCCGACGCGGCCTCGGCTTCGAGTGA
- the couO gene encoding 4-hydroxyphenyl-beta-ketoacyl-CoA hydrolase translates to MSRYSYGVDFDRITALDMHTHVEIDGCGHKSLDDDLIAASEKYFKSGQERTPSIETMAEHYRERNMAAVVFTVDSGSATGHPANSVEEIAEKAAGHNDVLIPFGSVDPWQGRAAVNRVRRLVDDYGVKGFKFHPSLQGFEPNDRRFYPLYETIAECGVPALFHTGQTGIGAGLPGGHGIKLRYSDPMLLDDVAADFPGLTIVMAHPSVPWQDAAISSASHKTNVYIDLSGWSPKYFPPQLVKAANSFLRHKVVFGSDFPVIQPDRWMRDFETLELKEEVRPLIFKENALTVLGLR, encoded by the coding sequence ATGAGCCGCTACAGCTACGGTGTCGACTTCGACCGCATCACCGCGCTCGACATGCACACGCACGTCGAGATCGACGGCTGCGGGCACAAGTCGCTCGACGACGACCTGATCGCGGCGTCCGAGAAGTACTTCAAGTCCGGGCAGGAGCGCACGCCGAGCATCGAGACGATGGCCGAGCACTACCGCGAACGGAACATGGCCGCGGTCGTGTTCACAGTGGACTCCGGCTCGGCAACCGGGCACCCGGCGAATTCCGTCGAGGAGATCGCCGAGAAGGCCGCCGGGCACAACGACGTGCTCATCCCGTTCGGTTCGGTGGATCCGTGGCAGGGCCGGGCGGCCGTCAACCGGGTGCGGAGACTGGTCGACGACTACGGGGTGAAGGGTTTCAAGTTCCACCCCAGCCTGCAGGGGTTCGAACCGAACGACCGGCGATTCTACCCGCTCTACGAGACCATCGCCGAGTGCGGCGTTCCGGCGTTGTTCCACACCGGACAGACCGGAATCGGTGCCGGCTTGCCCGGTGGCCACGGGATCAAACTGCGCTACTCCGACCCCATGCTGCTCGACGACGTCGCCGCGGACTTCCCCGGCCTGACGATCGTCATGGCGCATCCGTCGGTGCCCTGGCAGGACGCCGCCATCTCCAGCGCATCCCACAAGACCAACGTTTACATCGACCTCTCCGGCTGGTCCCCGAAGTACTTCCCGCCCCAACTGGTGAAGGCCGCGAACTCGTTCCTGCGTCACAAGGTGGTGTTCGGGTCGGACTTCCCCGTCATTCAGCCCGACCGCTGGATGCGTGACTTCGAAACGCTCGAGCTCAAGGAGGAAGTGCGTCCGTTGATCTTCAAGGAGAACGCGCTGACGGTCCTCGGCTTGCGCTGA
- a CDS encoding MFS transporter: MTAADIAAAQDRQQIRKVLLSSYLGSTIEFYDFLLYSTAASLVFGPVFFSGLDPLAATVASFGTFAAGYVARPLGGLVMGHFGDRLGRKRMLVWSMTIMGLASFLIGLIPPASVLGSSAAIILVLLRIAQGVAVGGEWGGAALMALEHSGATRRGFATSFTNAGAPSGTVLGTLMMGLFSALPREEFLAWGWRIPFLFSALLLLLGLFVRARVSESPIFQAAMAKQATTKPTVPIVQVLRRPKNVLLTAFGSCAMFALQVTMATFAITYAVDQGADQQTVLFCFAFASFTQIFTVLGCGRLSDSLGRRPVMISGIVLFIALLYPMMQWWASGDGLLVLLAFVVGTTMLSLVYGPMAAFISEQFGTTARYTGASLGYQLATLLGAGLTPLILTSLYAAGGRDVAPVMWFLGFVGLISVVAIACTRESKDNELTRESD, from the coding sequence ATGACGGCCGCAGATATCGCCGCCGCGCAGGACAGACAGCAGATTCGCAAGGTCCTGCTCTCGAGCTACCTCGGCAGCACGATCGAGTTCTACGACTTCCTGCTGTACTCCACCGCGGCCTCGTTGGTCTTCGGGCCGGTGTTCTTCTCCGGTCTCGATCCCCTCGCCGCCACCGTCGCCTCTTTCGGGACTTTCGCCGCCGGATACGTGGCGCGTCCGCTCGGTGGCCTCGTGATGGGACATTTCGGTGACCGCCTCGGACGCAAGCGGATGCTCGTCTGGTCTATGACCATCATGGGGTTGGCGTCGTTCCTCATCGGACTCATCCCGCCGGCGTCGGTCCTCGGGTCCTCGGCGGCGATCATCCTGGTGCTGCTCCGGATCGCACAGGGAGTGGCCGTGGGCGGCGAATGGGGTGGTGCCGCGTTGATGGCGTTGGAGCACTCCGGGGCGACACGACGTGGGTTCGCCACCTCGTTCACCAATGCCGGAGCACCCAGCGGAACGGTGCTCGGCACCCTGATGATGGGCCTGTTCTCCGCGTTGCCGCGGGAAGAGTTCCTGGCCTGGGGCTGGCGCATCCCGTTCCTGTTCTCGGCGCTGCTGCTCCTGCTCGGTCTGTTCGTCCGTGCTCGGGTGTCCGAGAGCCCGATCTTCCAGGCGGCCATGGCGAAGCAGGCTACGACGAAGCCCACCGTGCCGATCGTGCAAGTCCTGCGCAGGCCCAAGAACGTGCTGCTGACGGCCTTCGGGAGTTGTGCCATGTTCGCCCTGCAGGTCACCATGGCGACCTTCGCGATCACCTATGCCGTCGATCAAGGCGCCGACCAGCAGACGGTGCTGTTCTGCTTCGCCTTCGCCTCGTTCACCCAGATCTTCACCGTGCTCGGTTGCGGACGACTGTCCGACAGCCTCGGACGGCGGCCCGTGATGATCAGCGGAATCGTGCTGTTCATCGCTCTGCTGTACCCGATGATGCAATGGTGGGCTTCCGGCGACGGTCTTCTCGTCCTGCTCGCATTCGTCGTGGGAACGACGATGCTGAGCCTGGTCTACGGCCCGATGGCCGCGTTCATCTCCGAACAGTTCGGCACCACCGCCCGTTACACGGGCGCGTCGCTCGGCTATCAGCTGGCGACGCTGCTCGGCGCGGGCCTGACGCCGCTGATCCTCACCTCGTTGTACGCGGCAGGGGGACGTGACGTCGCCCCCGTCATGTGGTTCCTCGGTTTCGTCGGCCTGATCAGCGTGGTGGCCATCGCCTGCACCAGGGAGAGCAAGGACAACGAGCTCACCCGCGAATCCGACTGA
- a CDS encoding SRPBCC family protein: MTTSSYHQERGLLSGRKVHERPEHTTTVRREVVLAASPEEVFDFCLSVDGYSFIMPYRVDVIGYSSAQLEAKMAIAFRVRFKHVFPVRWVAYLEEMDRPHRFVDLQTRGLFRYFRHTHVCEPHADGTRYRDQVEFATGWGRWVDSVLMRRELQQLFTHRQNRMSALLGSARSPE; this comes from the coding sequence GTGACGACGAGTTCGTACCACCAGGAGCGTGGGCTACTCAGCGGGAGGAAGGTCCACGAACGTCCCGAGCACACCACGACTGTGCGACGCGAGGTGGTGCTGGCCGCATCACCCGAGGAGGTCTTCGACTTCTGCCTCAGTGTCGACGGCTACAGCTTCATCATGCCGTACCGGGTGGACGTGATCGGCTACTCGTCCGCGCAGCTCGAAGCGAAGATGGCTATCGCGTTCAGAGTCCGGTTCAAGCACGTGTTCCCCGTCCGGTGGGTGGCGTATCTGGAAGAGATGGACCGTCCACATCGGTTCGTCGACCTGCAAACCAGGGGGCTGTTCCGCTATTTCCGGCATACTCATGTCTGCGAGCCGCATGCGGACGGCACGCGGTACCGAGACCAGGTGGAGTTCGCGACCGGCTGGGGACGGTGGGTCGACTCGGTGCTGATGCGGCGCGAACTACAACAGCTCTTCACTCACCGGCAGAATCGAATGAGCGCACTGTTGGGCTCTGCGCGATCACCTGAGTAG
- a CDS encoding MarR family winged helix-turn-helix transcriptional regulator — translation MSANRPLAEDLGFLLSRASGVLARSASEALAPLGLRVRSYSLLDLAGEDEHGVTQRRLAATMGLDPSQIVSLVDDLERRGLVMRAADPTDRRNKLIVTTEAGQRVRQDARARIAEAEGEPLQELAPPDLDRLRGLLRQIAFPGQAAATRSASH, via the coding sequence ATGAGCGCGAACCGCCCGCTGGCCGAGGACCTCGGCTTCCTGCTGTCCCGTGCGAGCGGTGTGCTGGCGCGCTCCGCCAGCGAGGCCCTGGCGCCGTTGGGGCTGCGAGTTCGCTCGTACTCGCTGCTGGACCTCGCGGGCGAGGACGAACACGGGGTGACGCAACGCCGGCTGGCGGCGACGATGGGCCTGGATCCGAGTCAGATCGTCTCGCTCGTCGACGACCTGGAACGTCGCGGCCTCGTGATGCGTGCCGCCGACCCGACCGATCGGCGCAACAAACTGATCGTGACCACCGAAGCCGGGCAACGGGTTCGTCAGGATGCCCGCGCGCGCATCGCCGAGGCGGAGGGCGAACCCCTCCAGGAGCTCGCCCCACCGGATCTCGACCGGCTTCGCGGCCTGCTCAGGCAGATCGCGTTCCCCGGGCAGGCTGCCGCGACGCGAAGCGCCTCGCACTGA
- a CDS encoding ROK family transcriptional regulator, with translation MSSTKPSLGLLRSLTEEHVLRVIMHRGRLTRSEIATLTGLSKPTISESVRRLSDAGVLVDTGERTTGRGRAGSYYSLAEDCGAALVAGIAPNGVAAEAVDAFGRVLARTHADLDRSAGPDVAAVALEKVAGELAAAAPGGLRCAVVSAADPVDRETGRLVRVPDEPFLVGELDPVAVLAPYVGETVLVDNDVNWSARAERDEGGASGVDDFVYLHLGEGLGCAVVTDGEVRRGSGGLAGEIAHVCTAGPDGTASPFTEVFELLGLRRARSTAIDVEALRSSIRTDDASGTWVREVLARAVGGVLSAAVAMADPRLVVLGGSWGSDPSMVRAIADRFSRAPRHVPIAVAQVAEPELSGARTRAVEQLRELIVTESRSEPRRE, from the coding sequence ATGTCGTCCACCAAGCCGTCGCTGGGACTGTTGCGTTCGTTGACCGAGGAGCACGTCCTCCGCGTGATCATGCACCGCGGGCGGCTGACCCGAAGTGAGATCGCCACACTGACGGGCCTGTCCAAGCCGACGATCTCCGAGAGTGTGCGGCGGCTCAGCGATGCCGGAGTGCTGGTGGACACGGGGGAGCGGACGACCGGACGTGGCCGGGCAGGGTCGTACTACTCGTTGGCCGAGGACTGCGGCGCCGCGCTGGTCGCCGGGATCGCCCCGAACGGTGTGGCGGCCGAAGCGGTGGACGCGTTCGGTCGAGTTCTCGCGCGGACGCACGCGGATCTCGACCGATCGGCCGGTCCGGACGTGGCCGCTGTGGCGCTCGAGAAAGTCGCGGGTGAACTGGCGGCCGCAGCGCCCGGTGGGCTGCGCTGCGCTGTGGTGAGCGCCGCCGACCCCGTGGACAGAGAGACCGGACGCCTCGTGCGCGTGCCGGACGAGCCTTTCCTCGTCGGCGAGCTCGACCCGGTCGCCGTGCTCGCCCCGTACGTGGGGGAGACGGTCCTTGTCGACAACGACGTCAACTGGTCGGCGCGTGCGGAACGCGACGAAGGTGGCGCGTCCGGAGTGGACGACTTCGTGTATCTGCACCTGGGCGAAGGTCTCGGCTGTGCCGTGGTCACCGACGGCGAGGTCCGCCGGGGGAGCGGCGGGCTCGCCGGCGAGATCGCGCACGTGTGCACTGCGGGACCGGACGGGACGGCGAGCCCGTTCACGGAGGTGTTCGAACTCCTCGGGCTCCGGCGCGCACGATCGACGGCCATCGACGTCGAGGCGCTGCGGAGCTCGATCCGCACGGACGACGCGTCCGGAACGTGGGTCCGGGAGGTGCTCGCGCGCGCCGTCGGCGGGGTGCTGTCGGCCGCCGTGGCCATGGCCGACCCCCGGCTGGTCGTCCTCGGCGGTTCGTGGGGCAGCGATCCGTCGATGGTGCGGGCGATCGCCGATCGATTTTCGCGGGCTCCGCGCCACGTTCCGATCGCGGTGGCGCAGGTGGCCGAACCGGAGCTGTCCGGCGCCCGTACACGCGCCGTCGAGCAGCTGCGCGAACTCATCGTCACGGAGTCCCGAAGCGAGCCCCGACGCGAATAG
- a CDS encoding beta-ketoacyl synthase N-terminal-like domain-containing protein has protein sequence MMETHLGIRGLGAVTGYGWGVEPFWKGMTAGKHAASLVDGHGEDGDRAAWVANVPAGGDEIDGPSRFSRAMRGAVREAVTDARARGWREGRRVGLLHAVVLGEVELWRDFYLQHQGNRAARDYLPLMPSTPTSTLMKEFGFHGPAMNVSAMCASGNAGLLTAKAWLDAGIVEDVVFVATDLSATRENVLHFERLGVAVTDAEPLDVCRPFQEGSRGFPAGEASVAMVLSRGGGTPYANLLGGAMSHDAHHVTSIDPALTEVTRCFEEAFENSGVESSDLRYLNAHGPGTQQCDKAEAGVFDTLFPADAELYSVKPLVGHCQGAASAVEIAATALGYDRGVVPAAPKVAQGHARLLDGPTSVRRGVTVKSSLGMGGHNSVVLLSSAD, from the coding sequence ATGATGGAAACCCATTTAGGTATTCGTGGTCTTGGTGCCGTGACCGGCTACGGATGGGGGGTCGAGCCGTTCTGGAAGGGAATGACCGCAGGCAAGCACGCCGCCTCCCTCGTCGACGGCCACGGTGAGGACGGCGACCGGGCCGCCTGGGTCGCCAACGTGCCTGCCGGCGGCGACGAGATCGACGGTCCCAGCAGGTTCTCCCGCGCCATGCGCGGCGCCGTCCGTGAGGCCGTGACCGACGCACGCGCACGCGGTTGGCGCGAGGGTCGGCGGGTCGGCCTGCTCCATGCCGTCGTGCTCGGCGAGGTGGAGCTGTGGCGGGACTTCTACCTCCAGCACCAGGGCAACCGTGCGGCACGCGACTACCTGCCGCTCATGCCGTCGACGCCCACGTCGACGCTGATGAAGGAGTTCGGTTTCCACGGGCCCGCGATGAACGTCTCGGCGATGTGCGCCTCGGGCAACGCCGGTCTGCTCACCGCGAAGGCGTGGCTGGACGCCGGCATCGTCGAGGACGTCGTCTTCGTCGCCACCGACCTGTCCGCGACCAGGGAGAACGTCCTGCACTTCGAGCGTCTCGGAGTCGCCGTCACCGATGCGGAACCCCTCGACGTGTGCCGGCCGTTCCAGGAGGGCAGCCGTGGATTCCCCGCCGGAGAAGCGTCGGTGGCCATGGTCTTGTCGCGTGGGGGCGGTACACCGTACGCGAACCTGCTCGGGGGCGCGATGTCGCACGACGCGCACCACGTCACCTCGATCGACCCGGCGCTGACCGAGGTCACCCGGTGTTTCGAAGAGGCGTTCGAGAACTCCGGCGTGGAGAGCTCCGACCTCCGCTACCTCAACGCCCACGGGCCGGGCACCCAACAGTGTGACAAGGCCGAAGCAGGCGTGTTCGACACTCTGTTCCCGGCCGACGCGGAGCTGTACTCGGTGAAGCCGCTCGTCGGCCATTGCCAGGGTGCGGCGTCGGCGGTGGAGATCGCCGCGACGGCGCTCGGCTACGACCGCGGCGTCGTGCCTGCCGCACCGAAGGTGGCGCAGGGCCATGCGCGGCTGCTCGACGGCCCCACATCGGTCCGCCGGGGAGTCACCGTCAAGTCCTCCCTTGGCATGGGCGGGCACAACTCGGTCGTCCTGCTCTCGTCAGCCGACTGA
- a CDS encoding MaoC family dehydratase, with translation MPTNTGTATTVDTLAELADHQGHSLGESSWFTVDQDRIATFADATDDHQWIHTDPERARAESPFGGAIAHGFLTLSLVIPMWEELLSVNSVTTKVNYGLNKVRFTAPVPAGSRVRLAATLAQYEELPGGGAQVTVDTTVEVEGAERPACVAQVLFRMFE, from the coding sequence ATGCCCACCAACACCGGCACGGCCACCACAGTGGACACTCTGGCGGAGCTCGCGGACCACCAGGGTCACTCCCTCGGTGAGAGCTCGTGGTTCACCGTCGACCAGGACCGCATCGCCACGTTCGCCGATGCCACCGACGACCACCAGTGGATTCACACCGACCCCGAACGAGCGCGCGCCGAGAGCCCCTTCGGAGGGGCGATCGCGCACGGTTTTCTCACGTTGTCGCTGGTGATCCCCATGTGGGAGGAACTGCTCTCCGTGAACAGCGTGACCACCAAGGTCAACTACGGACTCAACAAGGTTCGTTTCACCGCACCGGTGCCTGCTGGCTCCCGCGTGCGACTGGCCGCGACACTCGCGCAGTACGAGGAACTCCCGGGCGGCGGTGCCCAAGTGACGGTCGACACGACTGTCGAGGTGGAAGGCGCCGAACGCCCCGCCTGTGTGGCCCAGGTGCTCTTCCGCATGTTCGAGTGA